A single genomic interval of Streptococcus oralis subsp. dentisani harbors:
- a CDS encoding LCP family protein has product MSKESPLSHHEQLRYDYLFKNIHYLNDREKREFDYLKRKMDGGFPSNEVEREKNLGKDIGIPQYSNQSRSNRHQKFSSLPKVKKKKPRRFFKRVLIWLLLLVTCMAAGMIIMFLRGFQSATTSNKPADAKAAQVQVFNGQDTKDGVNILIMGTDGRIGQNSAETRTDTIMVLNVSGSDKKIKLVSFMRDNLVYIDGYSQIVNGKKQTDNKLNVAYELGEQEGQKGAEMVRKVLKDNFDLDIKYYALVDFQAFATAIDTLFPDGVTIDAKFSTLNGQPLTEATVGDDLHATETESPTQTIKVGKQQMNGSTLLNYARFRDDDEGDYGRTKRQQQVMSAVLEQIKDPTKLFTGSEALGKVFGMTSTNLPYTFLLTNGLSVIEGAQNGIERLTVPELGDWVDAYDVYGGQGLLVDQNKYRTKLAQMGMR; this is encoded by the coding sequence ATGAGCAAAGAAAGCCCTTTAAGTCATCATGAGCAGTTACGCTATGACTACCTTTTTAAGAATATTCATTACCTAAATGACAGAGAAAAGAGAGAATTTGACTATTTAAAAAGAAAAATGGACGGTGGATTTCCCTCTAATGAAGTTGAAAGGGAAAAAAATCTAGGGAAGGACATTGGGATTCCACAGTATTCCAATCAAAGTCGCTCGAATAGACATCAGAAATTTTCCTCTCTTCCAAAAGTGAAAAAGAAGAAACCAAGAAGATTTTTTAAACGAGTTCTAATTTGGCTTTTACTGTTGGTAACTTGTATGGCTGCGGGCATGATTATTATGTTCCTTCGAGGTTTCCAGTCGGCAACTACTAGCAATAAGCCAGCTGATGCAAAAGCGGCACAAGTACAGGTGTTTAATGGTCAAGATACTAAAGACGGGGTGAATATCCTAATCATGGGGACAGATGGTCGGATTGGTCAAAATAGTGCAGAAACTCGCACAGACACGATTATGGTGTTGAATGTTAGTGGTTCGGATAAGAAAATCAAGCTAGTCAGCTTCATGCGTGACAACCTAGTCTATATTGATGGCTACAGTCAGATTGTGAATGGCAAGAAACAAACGGATAATAAACTCAACGTGGCCTATGAACTTGGGGAGCAGGAGGGGCAAAAAGGAGCAGAAATGGTTCGCAAGGTTCTAAAAGACAACTTTGATTTGGACATTAAGTACTATGCTCTAGTGGATTTTCAGGCCTTCGCAACTGCTATTGATACACTATTTCCTGATGGAGTGACTATAGACGCTAAGTTTTCAACGTTAAATGGCCAGCCTCTAACAGAAGCTACAGTTGGAGATGACCTACATGCAACAGAAACGGAATCACCAACTCAAACTATTAAAGTTGGGAAACAGCAGATGAATGGCTCGACCTTGCTCAATTACGCTCGCTTCCGTGATGATGATGAAGGAGACTATGGTCGTACCAAACGCCAGCAGCAAGTCATGTCAGCTGTTCTTGAGCAAATCAAAGATCCAACCAAACTCTTTACAGGATCAGAAGCACTTGGAAAGGTCTTTGGAATGACCTCAACCAATCTACCTTATACCTTCCTGCTGACCAATGGTTTGTCAGTTATCGAAGGTGCACAGAATGGTATTGAAAGATTGACAGTGCCAGAACTTGGCGATTGGGTAGATGCTTATGATGTCTACGGAGGACAAGGTCTACTTGTCGACCAAAACAAATATCGGACTAAACTCGCCCAAATGGGAATGAGATAA
- a CDS encoding LicD family protein, with the protein MSDLKAIQARSLEMAEYFVAFCKEHDLLCYLCGGGAIGALRNKGFIPWDDDLDFFMPRKDYEKLAELWPRYADERYFLSKSNKDFVDRNLFITIRDKETTCIKPYQQDLDLPHGLALDVLPLDYYPKNPAERKKQVRWALIYSLFCAQTIPEKHGAVMKWGSRILLGLTPKSLRYRIWKKAEKEMTKYNLAESDGITELCSGPGYMRNKYPIASFEDNLFLPFEGTEMPIPVGYDAYLRTAFGDYMTPPPADKQVPHHDAIIADMNKSYTEYKGEYGA; encoded by the coding sequence ATGAGTGATTTGAAAGCGATTCAGGCTCGTAGTCTGGAAATGGCTGAATATTTTGTCGCATTTTGTAAAGAACATGATTTGTTGTGCTATCTCTGTGGAGGGGGTGCAATTGGCGCCCTTCGTAATAAGGGTTTCATTCCTTGGGATGATGACTTAGACTTTTTCATGCCACGAAAGGACTATGAAAAATTAGCAGAACTGTGGCCACGTTATGCAGATGAGCGTTATTTCTTGTCAAAGAGTAACAAAGATTTTGTAGACCGTAACCTTTTTATTACTATTCGTGATAAAGAAACAACTTGTATCAAGCCTTATCAGCAGGATTTGGATTTGCCACATGGTTTAGCCTTGGATGTTTTACCTTTGGACTATTATCCTAAAAATCCAGCTGAGCGTAAGAAACAGGTTCGCTGGGCCTTGATTTATTCCCTTTTTTGCGCCCAAACTATCCCAGAAAAGCATGGTGCAGTCATGAAATGGGGAAGTCGTATCTTACTCGGTTTGACTCCCAAATCTCTACGCTATCGCATTTGGAAAAAAGCTGAGAAAGAAATGACCAAGTACAATCTAGCTGAGAGCGATGGAATCACGGAATTATGCTCAGGTCCTGGCTATATGCGAAACAAGTACCCAATCGCATCCTTTGAAGATAATCTCTTCTTGCCATTTGAAGGAACAGAGATGCCCATTCCAGTCGGTTATGATGCCTATCTCAGAACTGCTTTTGGGGACTATATGACACCACCACCAGCAGACAAGCAAGTACCGCATCATGATGCCATTATAGCAGACATGAACAAGAGCTACACAGAGTACAAGGGAGAATACGGAGCATGA
- a CDS encoding glycosyltransferase family 2 protein, with amino-acid sequence MMGEKISVIVPVYNVEAYLERCVESILHQTYTNFELILINDGSTDSSGQICDHLASQHENIKIYHLENAGVSNARNTGIKLATGAWITFIDSDDFVTQDYLATLASAVEGVNVGFVIAPLHHIKNGILTDLPPHSGKKEIWSTEETMKELLMTTRTSFFPVAKLFKRDLLADEKFNTNYHLAEDALFLTELLLKTRCSCVFIDKPIYYYDHREGSATTSVNQHVFDTIEVYKQIIAQVSQAFPNLKYELKNRECWSYITVYDKIIFTSSEQYQKEKAELRTWIVQHRREIWKDAYFTTFRKVAILSLVISPWLYKKVVGLKN; translated from the coding sequence ATGATGGGAGAAAAAATTAGCGTCATTGTTCCAGTCTATAATGTAGAAGCCTATCTGGAGCGATGTGTGGAGTCAATTCTTCATCAAACTTATACCAATTTTGAACTAATTCTGATCAATGATGGCTCAACTGATTCCAGCGGACAGATCTGTGATCACTTAGCCTCTCAGCATGAGAATATCAAGATCTATCATCTTGAAAATGCTGGAGTTTCAAATGCGAGAAATACGGGAATCAAGCTGGCGACTGGTGCTTGGATCACCTTTATTGATAGCGATGATTTCGTTACCCAGGATTACCTAGCTACTTTAGCAAGTGCAGTTGAAGGGGTGAATGTAGGCTTTGTTATTGCTCCTCTGCACCATATTAAAAACGGCATTTTGACAGACTTACCTCCTCATTCTGGAAAAAAAGAAATCTGGTCAACAGAAGAAACCATGAAAGAATTATTGATGACCACTAGAACGTCATTTTTTCCAGTTGCTAAACTGTTTAAGAGAGACCTGCTTGCGGATGAAAAGTTTAATACAAATTATCATCTAGCTGAAGATGCCTTATTTCTAACTGAATTGCTACTAAAGACAAGATGTAGTTGTGTGTTTATTGACAAACCAATTTATTATTATGATCATCGTGAGGGAAGTGCGACAACATCTGTTAATCAGCATGTATTTGACACAATAGAAGTTTATAAGCAAATAATCGCTCAAGTTTCACAAGCCTTTCCTAATTTAAAATACGAATTAAAAAATAGAGAATGTTGGTCGTACATCACAGTTTACGATAAAATTATCTTTACTTCATCTGAACAGTATCAAAAGGAGAAAGCTGAGTTGAGGACTTGGATTGTTCAGCATCGACGCGAAATATGGAAGGATGCTTATTTCACTACTTTTCGCAAGGTAGCGATCCTTTCACTTGTCATTTCTCCATGGCTATATAAGAAAGTTGTTGGATTAAAAAACTAA
- a CDS encoding LicD family protein: MNFSKMDEYFEKSKLWIAYLFVFISILSMSSLVYKVANPIYKGLSAIVVLYICYTLLFKWKQITVDRKFLSLFGLLSGSHLLSAVFNRSGHLIGNVIEILFMVTYVLLFAMLQSGQLKRLFDWIAYTVQIVSFSSAIFAFGLLVSRVLILFKIGEQSYYYGVMNGRLWGIVNPNASAIFSYISIILAIYLIHKGSKYSVYLKLNNVIQLVYFATMQSRGALLSLLLMIGLYSFFATRGSIVKRFLTFIVAGLLITATNIGLSYATSIYIASETATVFDLNKGQSYAETDSSITKKNGELHLIETTPSGRTYIWKNAIKMGSAKPIFGYGVRNVPDYYTEYFSKFEIQNSLIGGNFHNIFVTIFVSSGVLGLVSFLLILGYVIKRFLTYLIVSKKNTDKLIMILFFGILFGQLFESQIMYSTNFINIIFWLAIGYGLVVCKRDEGVRYQEVTDVSEIQQMELGIMGYIHEVCQKIGAKYFLAYGSLIGAVRHKGFIPWDDDMDICMLREDYEKLQDYLIAHPDERYEVMSYKNNLNYVYPFMKVQDNHTYLLEEDVRIDSNMGIYVDIFPVDGYEDDADFKNKMTKLIKKRQLSCYTFKGITNTKSLLNSLIRYISVVIFYFTNTNKYVEQIDELAKSRAVADYEQVDYLIYKDMNKPVWKREWLEQVIVGTFEGKEFMIPKHYHEILTSDYGDYMQLPPLEQRVSHHDFKLWKITKSSK, translated from the coding sequence ATGAATTTTTCAAAAATGGATGAATACTTTGAAAAATCAAAATTATGGATTGCATATCTGTTTGTTTTTATTTCGATTTTAAGTATGAGTTCACTAGTTTATAAGGTAGCAAATCCAATCTATAAGGGATTGTCAGCGATTGTTGTACTTTATATTTGCTACACATTGTTGTTTAAGTGGAAACAGATTACAGTAGATCGTAAATTTCTATCCTTATTTGGACTCCTATCTGGAAGCCATCTACTGTCGGCAGTATTCAATCGCTCTGGACATTTGATTGGAAATGTGATTGAAATCCTTTTCATGGTAACCTATGTTTTATTATTTGCCATGTTACAATCGGGTCAGCTTAAAAGATTATTTGACTGGATTGCCTATACGGTTCAAATTGTATCTTTTTCTTCAGCAATTTTTGCGTTTGGTTTATTGGTAAGTAGAGTCCTTATCCTATTTAAGATTGGCGAACAATCTTATTACTATGGTGTCATGAATGGACGTCTGTGGGGGATTGTTAATCCTAATGCTAGTGCGATATTTTCATACATTAGCATTATTTTGGCTATATATTTGATCCATAAAGGAAGTAAATATTCTGTTTATCTAAAACTGAACAATGTGATTCAGTTAGTTTACTTCGCTACGATGCAAAGTCGAGGAGCCTTACTTTCTTTACTTCTCATGATTGGACTCTATAGTTTCTTTGCTACTAGAGGAAGTATCGTTAAACGATTCCTCACTTTTATAGTTGCTGGTTTGCTTATTACTGCAACCAACATTGGATTAAGCTATGCAACCTCAATCTATATCGCATCTGAAACTGCGACTGTTTTTGACTTAAACAAAGGACAATCCTACGCTGAGACAGATTCGTCTATCACTAAGAAGAACGGTGAACTCCATCTAATTGAAACAACACCAAGTGGTAGAACCTATATCTGGAAAAATGCCATCAAGATGGGAAGTGCCAAACCAATTTTTGGTTATGGTGTACGGAATGTTCCAGATTACTATACAGAATATTTCAGTAAATTTGAGATTCAAAACTCCCTTATTGGTGGGAATTTCCATAATATTTTTGTAACCATATTTGTCAGTTCGGGAGTTCTAGGCTTGGTATCCTTCCTTCTTATATTGGGTTATGTCATCAAGCGCTTTTTAACGTATTTGATTGTTTCCAAGAAAAATACTGATAAATTGATTATGATCCTTTTCTTTGGTATCTTGTTTGGTCAATTATTTGAGAGTCAGATTATGTATTCAACCAACTTTATCAATATCATCTTTTGGTTGGCAATCGGTTATGGACTAGTGGTTTGCAAACGGGATGAAGGAGTTCGGTATCAAGAAGTAACAGATGTCAGTGAAATTCAACAGATGGAACTTGGAATCATGGGGTACATTCATGAAGTTTGTCAGAAAATTGGTGCCAAGTATTTCTTAGCATATGGAAGTCTGATTGGTGCGGTTCGCCATAAAGGTTTTATCCCTTGGGACGATGATATGGATATTTGCATGCTAAGAGAAGACTATGAGAAACTACAAGATTACCTCATCGCTCATCCTGATGAACGTTATGAAGTCATGTCTTATAAAAATAATCTCAACTATGTCTATCCTTTTATGAAAGTGCAGGATAACCATACCTACTTGCTCGAAGAAGATGTACGAATTGATTCAAATATGGGAATCTATGTGGATATTTTCCCTGTAGATGGTTATGAAGATGATGCGGACTTTAAAAACAAGATGACGAAACTCATAAAGAAACGTCAATTGAGTTGTTACACTTTTAAAGGAATTACAAATACAAAAAGTCTACTGAATTCTTTGATTCGTTATATTTCTGTTGTCATTTTCTATTTCACAAATACGAATAAGTATGTTGAGCAAATTGATGAGCTTGCTAAATCTAGAGCAGTTGCTGACTACGAGCAAGTTGATTATTTAATTTACAAGGATATGAATAAGCCAGTTTGGAAACGTGAGTGGTTAGAACAAGTGATTGTGGGAACATTTGAAGGTAAGGAATTTATGATTCCAAAACACTACCATGAAATTTTGACCTCTGACTACGGAGATTACATGCAATTGCCCCCTCTTGAACAAAGAGTATCTCACCATGATTTTAAACTGTGGAAAATCACTAAAAGTTCTAAGTAA
- a CDS encoding LicD family protein: protein MSERVLSLEEIKQVELDILKYLHELCEQHQIKYFIDFGTLLGAVRHKGFIPWDDDTDISLARDEFEKLYKVLKNENHPYYKLISFRETKGYPYSYMRVHDIRTRRDANLLDPTVVLGTCVDIFPYDGVVTEESDCKKMKLYKHFVRLSSLNFKGIKSENGGIKNLPRYIGSAIFRLSSPQTWNQKLENLALKYSVNQATDLTCTIFDPSCPEGIKKEWLYDLIDMPYENIVVKAPRKYHEILAYEFGADYMTPPPVEQQVPGTDKNYWID from the coding sequence ATGTCTGAGAGAGTTTTAAGTCTTGAAGAAATAAAACAAGTGGAGTTGGATATTTTAAAGTATCTACATGAACTATGTGAACAGCATCAGATTAAATATTTTATTGATTTTGGAACCTTACTAGGAGCTGTCCGCCATAAAGGATTTATCCCTTGGGATGATGATACGGATATTTCCTTAGCGCGAGATGAATTTGAAAAGCTTTATAAGGTTTTAAAAAATGAGAATCATCCCTACTACAAATTGATTTCATTTAGAGAAACAAAAGGCTATCCGTACAGTTATATGCGTGTCCATGATATTAGAACACGTAGAGATGCCAATCTTCTGGACCCGACAGTCGTATTGGGAACTTGCGTTGACATTTTTCCATACGATGGTGTCGTGACGGAGGAAAGTGATTGTAAGAAAATGAAGCTCTATAAACATTTTGTCCGCCTTTCTTCTTTGAATTTCAAAGGAATTAAATCAGAAAATGGGGGGATAAAAAATCTGCCTCGTTATATTGGATCAGCTATTTTTCGCCTAAGTTCTCCACAAACTTGGAATCAAAAATTAGAGAATCTTGCTTTGAAATATAGTGTAAATCAAGCTACAGATCTTACCTGTACGATATTTGATCCAAGTTGTCCAGAGGGAATCAAAAAAGAATGGCTCTATGATCTGATTGATATGCCATACGAAAATATCGTAGTGAAGGCTCCGAGAAAATACCATGAAATTCTTGCCTACGAATTTGGAGCAGACTATATGACTCCACCACCTGTTGAACAGCAGGTTCCAGGAACTGATAAGAATTATTGGATTGATTAG
- a CDS encoding MBL fold metallo-hydrolase: MTNKKLVKSVSYGLFALLFVLIALSQQVNADTITAGSGNRIHFINTKAKSGSDAILLESNGHYALIDMGEDYDFPDGSDPRYPSRWGISMRNYQVLEDRLIRHLDQIGVKKLDFIIGTHVHSDHIGGADEILNRYQVGKFYLKKYSDDRITANWGLWDNLFNYDNALRAAQKRGVTLIQNITDEDSHFKLGDMDIQLYNYKNEYDADGNLKKVRDDNSNSIVSVVTVAGKRIYLGGDLDNAEGAEDKLGPVIGKVDMMKWNHHYDATISNTINFLENLSPKMIIQTTGGDINVASTREYLQKKNIQVLRASSQTQDATVFDISDSGFANVSNLFPDIPVVDEKWYQESGYWKYRLSDGEMAIGWREIDGATYFFNGKGQMQAGRWLHLNDDWGENAKGNDYYLNSNGKMQTGGWFKLDGHWYYIQSNGARRFSELSEIGGKKYLFAADGKMLTGHQVFNGKKMFFADSGALQIGDNVSSWKKIDSNWYYYDENGNVVVGLREINGETYYFDKDGIMQTGWNRIKGYWRYFATSGAMKTGWVKDQDTWYYLDKDGIMLTGKQDINGTRYYLNASGAMQTGWKWLENNWYYYANSGAMKTGWIKDNEKWYYLNQDGIMQTGKQEINGTRYYLNTSGAMQTGWQWLDKHWHYYADSGAVKTGWLKDQGTWYYLEDQEGIMLVGFQQVDGKQYYFSASGAMQTGWKWFDNHYRYFEANGAMKTGWIKDKGIWYYLNPEDGIMLVGLHKVNGDHYYFDDSGAMQTGWKRIDGNWYYFQTDGSLLKNATTPDGYKVNEEGIWRQAVAAVNGEADQSEKKQEASSSIAEQPKQDSNLEANASEKKEKE; the protein is encoded by the coding sequence ATGACGAATAAAAAATTAGTTAAATCAGTCAGTTATGGTTTATTTGCTCTCCTTTTTGTGTTGATTGCTTTATCACAACAAGTTAATGCAGACACCATTACTGCTGGTTCAGGCAATCGTATCCATTTCATAAATACTAAAGCAAAATCTGGGAGTGATGCTATCCTTCTGGAAAGCAATGGTCATTATGCCTTGATTGATATGGGGGAAGATTATGACTTTCCTGATGGGAGTGATCCACGCTATCCAAGTCGTTGGGGAATTTCCATGAGAAATTATCAAGTCTTGGAAGACCGTTTGATTCGCCATCTTGATCAGATTGGTGTTAAAAAATTAGATTTTATTATAGGAACTCATGTCCATAGTGACCATATTGGTGGAGCGGACGAAATACTCAATCGATATCAAGTCGGTAAGTTTTATTTGAAAAAATATTCAGATGATCGGATCACAGCAAACTGGGGACTCTGGGATAATCTTTTTAATTACGATAATGCTTTGAGAGCCGCACAAAAACGAGGGGTTACTCTTATTCAGAATATTACAGACGAGGATAGTCACTTTAAATTAGGTGATATGGATATCCAACTCTATAATTATAAAAATGAATATGATGCTGATGGTAACCTGAAAAAAGTTCGAGATGATAACTCAAACTCAATCGTTTCAGTGGTGACTGTGGCAGGAAAGAGAATCTACCTTGGTGGAGATTTGGATAATGCCGAAGGAGCGGAAGATAAGTTAGGTCCAGTTATCGGCAAGGTTGATATGATGAAATGGAATCATCATTATGATGCGACAATTTCAAATACGATTAATTTTCTTGAAAACCTATCTCCAAAGATGATTATTCAGACAACTGGTGGTGATATTAATGTTGCTTCAACCAGAGAATATCTCCAAAAGAAAAATATTCAAGTTCTCAGAGCTTCTAGTCAAACTCAAGACGCTACCGTTTTCGATATTAGTGATAGCGGATTTGCTAATGTTTCTAATCTCTTCCCGGACATCCCTGTAGTTGACGAAAAATGGTATCAAGAAAGTGGCTACTGGAAATATCGTTTAAGTGATGGGGAAATGGCTATCGGTTGGAGAGAGATTGACGGAGCTACTTACTTTTTTAATGGAAAAGGACAGATGCAGGCAGGTCGCTGGCTTCACCTTAATGATGATTGGGGAGAAAATGCTAAGGGGAATGATTACTATCTCAACTCAAATGGTAAAATGCAAACAGGCGGTTGGTTCAAGCTGGATGGTCATTGGTATTATATCCAATCAAATGGTGCTAGACGATTTAGTGAGCTTTCTGAAATTGGAGGGAAGAAATATCTCTTTGCAGCAGATGGAAAGATGTTAACAGGACATCAAGTCTTTAATGGCAAGAAGATGTTCTTTGCAGACAGTGGAGCTTTACAAATTGGTGATAATGTATCAAGTTGGAAAAAGATTGATTCGAACTGGTACTACTATGATGAGAATGGTAATGTAGTCGTTGGTCTAAGGGAGATTAATGGGGAAACCTATTATTTTGATAAAGATGGTATCATGCAGACCGGTTGGAATCGTATTAAGGGATACTGGCGTTACTTTGCTACTTCGGGAGCTATGAAAACTGGTTGGGTCAAGGATCAGGATACTTGGTATTATCTGGACAAAGATGGTATCATGCTCACTGGAAAACAAGATATAAATGGTACTCGTTACTACTTGAACGCTAGTGGTGCCATGCAAACAGGCTGGAAATGGCTAGAGAACAATTGGTATTACTATGCGAACTCAGGAGCTATGAAAACAGGCTGGATTAAGGATAATGAGAAATGGTATTATCTAAATCAAGATGGTATTATGCAGACTGGAAAACAAGAAATCAATGGTACGCGTTACTATTTGAATACCAGCGGTGCCATGCAAACAGGCTGGCAGTGGCTTGATAAACACTGGCATTACTACGCTGACTCAGGAGCTGTGAAAACTGGTTGGTTGAAGGATCAAGGAACATGGTATTATCTTGAAGATCAGGAAGGTATCATGCTGGTCGGTTTCCAACAAGTAGATGGTAAGCAGTATTACTTTAGTGCATCAGGAGCTATGCAAACAGGCTGGAAATGGTTTGATAATCATTATCGTTATTTTGAAGCAAATGGAGCTATGAAAACAGGTTGGATAAAGGATAAAGGAATCTGGTATTATCTCAATCCTGAAGATGGCATCATGTTGGTTGGCCTTCATAAAGTAAATGGTGATCATTATTACTTTGATGACTCAGGAGCTATGCAGACCGGTTGGAAACGAATTGACGGTAATTGGTACTATTTCCAAACAGATGGTTCCTTGTTGAAAAATGCCACCACACCGGATGGTTATAAGGTAAACGAGGAAGGCATTTGGAGACAGGCTGTTGCTGCTGTCAATGGCGAAGCAGATCAGTCAGAGAAGAAGCAAGAAGCTAGTTCCTCTATTGCTGAACAGCCGAAACAAGATTCAAATCTAGAAGCCAACGCTTCGGAAAAGAAAGAAAAAGAATAA
- a CDS encoding oligosaccharide flippase family protein, translated as MKNIKVNALASLLVNILNIVFPLITNPYLTRILSKSNYGYFNTANTWASFVIPLAAFGIYNYGIRAISKVKDDKNKINYVFSKLFYISVFTSLLTTGIYFLFIFFDTSIENMKVLYYILGAQALFQFLNIEWMNEAYENYAFILYKTLIIRITMLVAIFAFVKTADDIVPYAIVMTATTILNYLLSFLWIKREVSFVKIGFIELAKASKPLFTMLLLANANMLYTLLDRMFITKGPDENYISYYTIAYSIVMLIAGVLSGAISVSIPRLGYYLGKKDYNSYNYLVNQAASLFYFLMIPTSFGIMILGKYATVIYSSEKYLEAGIVTSVFAFRTIIWAIELILGKQIIFINDHENRLTAFYFAGGGANLLFNCILYINNIFAPEYYIATTIIAETIVVLLEIHFIKKHQLINLKEIFMTLTRYGLISLGFIPIFYIFKMIFQISSYTVNLNMILMVLSTIATCGIYYLLTLFLAKDKTLHYALNLVLAKIKRN; from the coding sequence ATGAAAAATATAAAAGTTAATGCATTGGCTAGCTTGCTGGTCAATATTCTCAATATCGTTTTTCCTCTGATAACCAACCCTTATCTGACGCGAATCCTCAGCAAATCCAACTACGGTTATTTCAATACCGCCAATACCTGGGCTAGCTTTGTTATTCCACTAGCTGCCTTTGGTATTTACAACTACGGGATTCGAGCTATCAGTAAGGTCAAGGATGACAAGAATAAAATCAACTACGTTTTTTCTAAGTTGTTTTATATCTCGGTTTTCACCTCTCTCCTGACGACTGGTATCTACTTCCTCTTCATCTTCTTTGACACCAGCATTGAGAACATGAAAGTCCTCTACTACATCCTAGGGGCCCAGGCTCTCTTCCAATTCCTCAATATCGAATGGATGAACGAGGCTTATGAAAACTATGCCTTTATCCTTTACAAGACATTGATTATTCGAATTACTATGCTGGTCGCTATCTTTGCCTTTGTCAAAACGGCTGATGATATCGTTCCTTATGCTATCGTCATGACTGCGACCACTATCCTCAACTACCTCCTTAGTTTTCTTTGGATTAAGAGAGAAGTTTCCTTTGTTAAAATTGGTTTCATTGAGTTAGCTAAGGCTTCTAAACCACTCTTTACTATGCTTCTCTTGGCAAATGCCAATATGCTTTATACCTTGCTAGATAGAATGTTTATCACCAAGGGACCAGATGAAAACTACATTTCTTATTATACAATTGCCTATAGCATCGTCATGCTGATTGCTGGTGTCTTAAGTGGAGCTATCAGTGTCAGCATTCCACGTCTCGGCTACTACCTCGGGAAAAAGGATTACAACTCTTATAATTATCTTGTAAATCAAGCAGCATCCTTATTCTATTTTCTCATGATTCCAACTAGTTTTGGGATTATGATTTTGGGCAAATACGCAACGGTTATCTACTCTTCTGAAAAGTATCTTGAAGCAGGTATCGTGACTAGCGTCTTCGCCTTTCGAACCATTATCTGGGCTATTGAATTGATTCTTGGAAAGCAAATTATCTTTATCAATGACCACGAGAACCGCTTGACTGCTTTCTACTTTGCTGGTGGTGGAGCAAATCTCCTCTTCAACTGTATCTTGTATATCAATAATATTTTTGCCCCTGAGTATTATATTGCTACGACCATTATTGCGGAAACCATCGTTGTTCTCTTAGAAATTCATTTTATTAAGAAACATCAACTAATTAATTTAAAAGAAATCTTTATGACCTTAACACGTTATGGTCTCATATCCCTTGGATTTATCCCGATCTTCTATATTTTCAAGATGATTTTCCAAATCAGTTCCTATACAGTGAACCTCAACATGATCCTCATGGTTCTTTCTACCATAGCTACTTGTGGAATCTACTATCTCTTAACACTCTTTCTCGCTAAGGATAAAACACTTCACTATGCACTGAACCTAGTATTAGCTAAGATCAAAAGAAACTAA
- the mecA gene encoding adaptor protein MecA, whose product MKMKQISDTTLKITMTLDDLMDRGMEIADFLVPQEKTEEFFYAILDELEMPDNFLDSGMLSFRVTPKPDKVDVFVTKSKIDQNLDFEDLADLPDMEELAQMSPDEFLKTLEKSIADKTKDDIEAIQSLEQVEAKEEEQEQANKETESKKEPYIYYILRFASLADLVAFAKTVNYQMETSELYKMNGHYYLTILVDVENHPSPYPAWLLARMREFADDSDISRSVLQEYGRILINHDAVLGLQKINN is encoded by the coding sequence ATGAAGATGAAACAAATTAGTGATACGACACTGAAAATCACGATGACTTTAGATGATTTGATGGATCGGGGAATGGAGATTGCAGATTTTCTCGTTCCTCAGGAAAAAACAGAAGAGTTTTTCTATGCTATTTTAGATGAATTAGAAATGCCAGACAATTTCTTGGATAGTGGCATGCTGAGTTTCCGTGTGACGCCAAAACCAGATAAGGTGGATGTCTTTGTGACCAAGTCTAAGATTGATCAAAATCTGGATTTTGAAGATTTGGCTGACCTACCTGACATGGAAGAATTAGCCCAAATGTCGCCGGATGAATTTCTCAAAACCTTGGAGAAGAGCATTGCAGACAAGACTAAGGATGATATTGAGGCCATCCAATCCCTAGAACAGGTCGAGGCTAAGGAAGAGGAGCAAGAGCAAGCGAACAAGGAGACTGAGAGTAAGAAGGAACCTTATATCTACTATATCTTGCGTTTTGCAAGTCTTGCTGACTTAGTTGCTTTTGCAAAGACTGTTAACTACCAGATGGAAACATCTGAACTCTACAAGATGAATGGACACTACTATTTGACAATCTTGGTCGATGTGGAAAATCATCCTAGTCCATACCCAGCCTGGCTCTTGGCCCGTATGCGTGAATTTGCAGATGATAGTGACATCAGTCGCTCAGTCTTGCAAGAGTATGGTCGCATCTTGATCAATCATGACGCGGTGCTCGGTCTTCAAAAAATTAACAATTAA